A genomic region of Methanobacterium sp. SMA-27 contains the following coding sequences:
- a CDS encoding methanogen output domain 1-containing protein, translating to MSNVKILVVEDESIVAMDIKHRAEGLGYSVTGITPSGEGAIQKAAETLPDLVLMDIVLKGDMDGVEAAQKIRDSLDIPVVYLTAYSDEKTLKRAKVTEPFGYIIKPFEDRELHSAVEVALYKHKMESKLKESEKWLSTTLESIGDAVIATDENGKIKFMNPVSMDITGWGEGEAMGKNLNEVFNITKEGSGAPIDNPVSKVIDSNQIIDLKEPTILLTKDNKKVPIDDSTAPIRDKAGNIIGVALVFRDITERRKAEKEREELLKEKARGELSSFVVSALPVFASSIPPQVRNNIAKSFADSFERNMKPKFDEEFIKCIGNSVTNDILFNCYIDWLADFLFNLGISTEKTVEKDKSYFKFNNCPWLTEAGSSPMFCLICRAMVMRSFTWTSIRGSVEQTTCMADGGSKCDFEFKFSLDQKG from the coding sequence ATGTCGAATGTAAAAATTCTCGTTGTTGAAGATGAAAGCATTGTTGCAATGGATATTAAACACCGAGCCGAAGGTCTTGGTTATTCAGTTACAGGAATAACCCCATCTGGAGAAGGTGCCATTCAGAAAGCAGCAGAAACTCTGCCAGATCTTGTGCTTATGGATATTGTACTTAAAGGAGATATGGATGGAGTAGAAGCTGCCCAAAAAATACGAGACAGTTTAGATATTCCAGTTGTGTATTTAACAGCATATTCCGACGAAAAAACATTGAAAAGAGCCAAGGTAACAGAGCCATTTGGATACATAATCAAACCATTCGAAGATAGAGAACTTCACAGTGCAGTTGAGGTAGCTCTTTACAAACATAAAATGGAAAGTAAACTTAAAGAAAGTGAAAAATGGCTTTCAACCACCCTTGAAAGTATTGGTGATGCAGTAATTGCAACAGATGAAAATGGTAAGATCAAGTTCATGAACCCTGTTTCAATGGATATCACAGGATGGGGAGAAGGCGAAGCAATGGGAAAAAATCTCAACGAAGTTTTCAATATCACCAAAGAAGGAAGTGGAGCACCAATTGATAATCCCGTTAGCAAAGTAATTGACAGCAATCAAATAATAGATCTTAAAGAACCAACAATTCTATTAACCAAAGATAATAAAAAGGTTCCAATTGACGACAGCACTGCACCCATAAGGGATAAAGCAGGAAATATAATAGGTGTAGCACTTGTTTTTAGAGATATTACTGAAAGAAGAAAAGCAGAAAAAGAAAGGGAAGAACTTTTGAAGGAAAAAGCAAGAGGAGAACTTTCAAGTTTTGTTGTAAGTGCATTGCCTGTTTTCGCCTCAAGCATACCTCCACAAGTGAGGAATAATATTGCAAAGAGTTTTGCAGACAGTTTTGAAAGGAATATGAAACCCAAATTTGATGAAGAATTTATCAAATGTATTGGAAATTCTGTAACCAATGACATATTATTCAACTGCTACATTGATTGGCTGGCTGATTTTTTATTTAACTTGGGTATAAGCACCGAGAAAACTGTTGAAAAGGATAAAAGTTATTTCAAATTCAATAACTGTCCATGGCTAACAGAAGCAGGATCAAGTCCAATGTTCTGTCTGATATGCCGTGCAATGGTTATGAGAAGTTTCACATGGACTTCTATTAGGGGCAGTGTTGAACAAACAACATGCATGGCAGATGGAGGAAGTAAATGTGACTTTGAATTTAAATTTTCATTGGATCAAAAGGGTTAA